A genomic window from Antedon mediterranea chromosome 4, ecAntMedi1.1, whole genome shotgun sequence includes:
- the LOC140046595 gene encoding uncharacterized protein: protein MALFDRCRQCGGKADRKIKRECGTAVEIESKCRNRSCDYQFEWMSQPKHGKMFLFNILLSAAILVSCCCITQFLRAIRFLNIAVFTDRTYFYHQKWYLLPAVSCVFAAQREHNFKSNMNISCDMRCDSPGHTAKFGTYTTIDADTHKVIHIEVVQKDECSNSPAMELEGLKRTLMVLKGYGVTVERIVSDRHSSVAAYLKNSMQNIILYFDVWHVAKGVKKQCLKGVKLKDCDQITKWIKSIVTMIYWIASTTPETKDLSYDKELRVQKFKSIYNHVRGIHEHETPLYPKCMHGELEEQDYILPSSKAEDSEFFISFKISSTVITYYPDIF, encoded by the exons ATGGCTCTCTTTGACAGGTGTCGGCAGTGTGGAGGGAAAGCAGATAGAAAAATAAAGAGAGAGTGTGGAACAGCAGTAGAGATAGAGTCAAAGTGCAGAAATCGAAGTTGCGACTATCAATTTGAATGGATGAGCCAACCAAAACAtggaaaaatgtttttgtttaacattCTTTTGTCTGCCGCTATTCTTGTGTCAT gTTGTTGTATAACACAGTTTTTAAGAGCTATAAGATTTTTAAACATTGCAGTTTTTACTGATAGAACATATTTTTACCACCAGAAATG gtattTGCTGCCAGCTGTGTCCTGTGTTTTCGCAGCGCAGAGAGAACACAATTTCAAGAGCAACATGAATATTTCATGTGATATGCGCTGCGATAGCCCAGGACATACAGCCAAGTTTGGCACGTATACCACAATTGATGCAGACACCCATAAAGTAATCCACATTGAAGTGGTCCAA AAAGATGAATGTTCGAATTCACCAGCAATGGAACTGGAGGGGCTGAAAAGAACATTGATGGTTTTAAAAGGTTACGGAGTTACCGTGGAAAGAATTGTTTCCGACAGACATAGTAGTGTAGCTGCCTACCTCAAAAATTCCATGCAGAATATAATACTCTACTTTGATGTGTGGCATGTTGCTAAAG GTGTAAAAAAACAATGTCTGAAGGGTGTAAAGCTTAAAGACTGTGACCAGATAACAAAATGGATCAAATCTATTGTAACTATGATTTATTGGATTGCGTCAACTACACCCGAGACTAAAGATTTGAGTTACGACAAGGAACTAAGAGTCCAAAAATTTAAAAGCATATACAATCATGTAAGAGGGATACATGAACATGAAACTCCCTTGTATCCCAAATGCATGCATGGTGAACTGGAAGAACAGGATTACATTCTCCCAA GCTCTAAAGCTGAGGATTCTGAATTCTTCATATCTTTTAAAATCAGTTCAACAGTTATCACCTACTATCCAGACATATTCTAA
- the LOC140048018 gene encoding P2X purinoceptor 7-like produces the protein MDSEEEYFVADIEIEEDLLPVNPDNLRPFDNDPRLPPLQRPAADDRLGLGLPPDAHRAREFERFGLPPNMHVRQGREWCECGNCVEEETWENRYCCQHVEKINNKNKEGPQHTGCVTTHPWFEPAILNPATLQIAYWQYVSQYQEHVVEGAIERRYRYTAYRQFVRWCWGFLGKDRRIPMPSCVMKKIRDVFPDEANNYTGFKYPPLDR, from the exons ATGGATAGTGAAGAGGAATATTTTGTAGCGGATATAGAAATAGAAGAAGATTTATTACCAGTAAATCCTGACAATTTAAGACCGTTCGATAATGACCCACGTCTACCACCATTGCAAAGGCCCGCAGCAGACGATcggttaggcctaggcctacctcctGACGCTCATCGGGCCAGGGAATTCGAACGGTTTGGGCTTCCACCTAACATGCATGTTAGGCAAGGTCGAGAATG gTGTGAATGTGGAAACTGTGTGGAAGAAGAAACATGGGAGAATAGATACTGTTGCCAACAT GTAGAaaaaatcaacaacaaaaataaggAGGGACCTCAGCACACTGGGTGCGTAACAACACACCCATGGTTCGAACctgcaattttaaacccagcaACACTACAAATTGCGTATTGGCAGTATGTCTCGCAATACCAAGAACATGTGGTGGAAGGTGCAATAGAAAG GCGATACAGATATACTGCATACCGCCAATTTGTACGTTGGTGCTGGGGGTTTCTTGGCAAGGACCGAAGAATACCAATGCCATCTTGTGTTATGAAAAAAATACGAGATGTTTTCCCAGATGAAGCCAACAATTACACAGGGTTCAAATATCCACCATTGGATAGATAA